ATGGACCTCGAAGGCCAAGACCTCGTCGACGTCTGGAACACGGCGGTGAGGCAGCTCTCGGCCGACGTCCCCAGCGCCGCACAGCTGACCTGGATGGCCGAGACCCACCCGATCGGCCTGTCCGATGGGGTGTGTGTGCTGTCCGCCCCGCACGAGTTCGCCCGGGAGCAGCTGCGCCGGAAGTTCCAGGACAAGATCTCTGGCGCCCTGTCCGACGCGGTCGGGTCCCCGGTGACGCTGGTCATCACCGTCAGGCCCGACACCGCCGAACCGACATCCACCAGCGACCCGGCACCGTTCGTCGAGGAACCCGACGACGTGCGCATGGCCCCGCCGACGCCCCGTGTCGACAGCTCGGTCCCCGGCAACGTGCACCCCCTGCCGACGTCGAACCTGTCCGACAAGTACGTCTTCGAACGCTTCGTGATCGGGCCGGGCAACCGGTTCGCCCATGCCGCGGCGTTCGCGGTGGCCGAGGCGCCCGCGAAGGCCTACAACCCGCTGTTCATCTACGGCGGCTCCGGGCTGGGCAAGACCCATCTCCTCCAGGCCGTCGGCCACTACGCCGGGCGGCTGTACCCCCGCTCCAAGATCACCTACGTGACCTCCGAGCAGTTCACGTCGGAGTTCATCGAGGGGGTCCGCAGCGGGCACCAGGCCAGCTTCCAGCGGCGATACCGCGACGTCGACATCCTCCTGATCGACGACATCCAGTTCCTGGAGAAGGCCGAGCGGACGCAGGAGGAGTTCTTCCACACCTTCAACGCGCTGCACCACGCCGAGAAGCAGATCGTGCTGACCTCCGACCGGCCGCCACGGGCGCTCGAGCGCCTCGAGGACCGGCTGCGCACACGGTTCGAGATGGGCCTGCTGACCGACGTCCAGCCCCCGGACCTCGAGACCCGTCAGGCGATCCTGCGTCGCAAGGCGGAGCTGGAGGAGGTCGACGTGCCCGCTGGGGTGCTCGAGCTGATCGCCAGCCGCATCTCCACCAACATCCGCGAGCTCGAGGGGGCGCTCATCCGTGTGATCGCGGCCGCCAGCCTGTCCAAGCAGCCCGTCAGCATGGCGCTGGCCGAGACCGCGCTCAAGGACATCTTCCCCGCCGCAACCCTGGGGGAGATCACCGCCGACGTGATCATGGACGAGACCGCCAAGTACTTCGGCTTCTCCACCGACGAGCTGTGCTCGGCCACCCGGACCCGCTCGCTGGTGACGGCCCGGCAGGTGGCCATGTACCTGACCCGTGAGCTGACCGAGCTGTCGCTGCCCAAGATCGGCGAACAGTACGGCGGCCGGGACCACACCACGGTCATCCACGCGAACAAGAAGATCCAGAAGCTCATCCGCGAACGGCCAGCCCTGTTCGAGCAGATCCAGGAACTCACCGGGCACATCAAGGCACGGTCCCGTGGTTGAGATTCACCCACAGGACCTCGTGGACAACCGGTGGACGGTCCTCGACGCTCCACGAGCAGAACGCGACACTGGGCTTGTCCACATGCGCGTTCCC
The nucleotide sequence above comes from Euzebya pacifica. Encoded proteins:
- the dnaA gene encoding chromosomal replication initiator protein DnaA, translating into MDLEGQDLVDVWNTAVRQLSADVPSAAQLTWMAETHPIGLSDGVCVLSAPHEFAREQLRRKFQDKISGALSDAVGSPVTLVITVRPDTAEPTSTSDPAPFVEEPDDVRMAPPTPRVDSSVPGNVHPLPTSNLSDKYVFERFVIGPGNRFAHAAAFAVAEAPAKAYNPLFIYGGSGLGKTHLLQAVGHYAGRLYPRSKITYVTSEQFTSEFIEGVRSGHQASFQRRYRDVDILLIDDIQFLEKAERTQEEFFHTFNALHHAEKQIVLTSDRPPRALERLEDRLRTRFEMGLLTDVQPPDLETRQAILRRKAELEEVDVPAGVLELIASRISTNIRELEGALIRVIAAASLSKQPVSMALAETALKDIFPAATLGEITADVIMDETAKYFGFSTDELCSATRTRSLVTARQVAMYLTRELTELSLPKIGEQYGGRDHTTVIHANKKIQKLIRERPALFEQIQELTGHIKARSRG